Part of the Alteribacter lacisalsi genome, CACCCGGGAAGAAATTGACAACGCTGCTTCCTGGTATAAAAAGGTGACGAAAGGGGAGTAGATGCCTGTGAAAGCCATCGACCCGGCGAATCTGTCAAAGAAAGAAAATTACAGGTTTTTAACGGAAACGATTATCCCCCGGCCGATTGCCTTTGTGACAAGTGTATCGGACGAAGGCGTGCTCAACGCCGCGCCGTTCAGCTATTTTAACGTTGTGTCCGCCGATCCGCCGATTCTGATGATCTCCATCGGAAAACGTGGCGATTCAAAAAAAGACACCTCGCGAAACATCGTGGAAAAAGGCGAGTTTGTTGTACACATCACTGACGAAAAAAACGTGCAGGAAATGAACGCTGCCGCAGCCAATCTGCCGCCGGACGAGAGTGAAGTGGAACGGGTCGGCCTTACACCTGTCGAGAGTACGGCAGTGAGTGTTCCCGGGCTTAAAGAATCCCAGGTCCGCTTTGAGTGCCGTCTTGAAAGGCATCTCGCGTTTGACGGGAAGGAAGCATCCACCGACGTGGTTTTCGGCCGGATTGTCCAGTATCACGTGGACGAAAGTCTGATGGACGAGAACGGAAGCGTCCAGGCCGACCTGCTGCGTCCAATTGCCCGCCTGGGCGGGAAAGATTACGCTAACCTCGGGGAGATCTTTTCCATCGAACGTCCGAAATAACGCGCAAAAAGACCAGTCCTCATGCCAAAAGGGACTGGTCTTTTTCAGCTTCCCTGAGATTTAAGAGGAAGCTCTGCTGCAGGCCGCCCGTTATCCACGGTGAGGCCGGCTTTTTGAACAGGCTTTTGTCCATTGCAGTTCTATCCGGTGTCAGCCACTGGTCGGCGCCATCGCACGTTGCCGGCCACGATTCCAATCAGAATCACAGCCACCCCCGCCCACTGGAGCGTACCGACGGTTTCGTTAAGCACCATTGCCGACAGAACGACTGCAACGGGCAGTTCCGACGCGCTGAGAATCGTCCCTGTGCTTGTGCCGATCCGGGGCATCCCGATCGCGAACAGCAGAGGCGGAAGTGTGACACCGAACAGACCGAGAAAAAGGGCGTACGGCGTAATTGCCGTAAAGGAGGCGGCACTGTCAAACACCGCAAACGGCGGGAAGACAATACACGCAAAAATGAGACCGCCAGCAGCAAAAACGGCGCTTTTCTGAACGGCCGGCACGTTACGGCCCACGTTGCCGCTCACAAACACAAACGTCGTAAACGTAAATGCTGACAGCATGCCGAACCCAACTCCCTGAAGCGACAGGTTTGTGACGCCGTCGGTAATCAAGCCGACCGCCAGCACAGAGCCGGCAAGCAGAACGGCAATGGCAGCCCACTGCTGAACAGACGGTCGCTTTCTGTAAATCACATAATCAAACAGTGAGCCGACCCAGACGAATTGAAACAGAAAAATGATTGCCAGGGAGGCATCAAGCGTCTGAAGAGAGAAGTAGTAAAACGTACCCGTAAGCGCCATCGGAATG contains:
- a CDS encoding flavin reductase family protein — its product is MKAIDPANLSKKENYRFLTETIIPRPIAFVTSVSDEGVLNAAPFSYFNVVSADPPILMISIGKRGDSKKDTSRNIVEKGEFVVHITDEKNVQEMNAAAANLPPDESEVERVGLTPVESTAVSVPGLKESQVRFECRLERHLAFDGKEASTDVVFGRIVQYHVDESLMDENGSVQADLLRPIARLGGKDYANLGEIFSIERPK
- a CDS encoding EamA family transporter, which translates into the protein MRLWMYALLVFTGGCFLGALSTSVKLAYEAGFSIPQITVSQFFYGTALIWLVWLFSKKKRLTLKSAGVLLISGIPMALTGTFYYFSLQTLDASLAIIFLFQFVWVGSLFDYVIYRKRPSVQQWAAIAVLLAGSVLAVGLITDGVTNLSLQGVGFGMLSAFTFTTFVFVSGNVGRNVPAVQKSAVFAAGGLIFACIVFPPFAVFDSAASFTAITPYALFLGLFGVTLPPLLFAIGMPRIGTSTGTILSASELPVAVVLSAMVLNETVGTLQWAGVAVILIGIVAGNVRWRRPVADTG